ATCCAACTCTGTAGTCCTACTCTTCATAAAACACGCCATAATTACAAAGACATAGTAATCATTTATAGAGCAAAAGACCATGAGTGATTATTCAGTCAGTCCATTCTTTGCTTCCACTGCCATATAAACACTCTTTCTTATGCCACTACTGTTTGTAGCAGGTCTGACAGTGTTTTAGTGGTTACCCGTGTGCAGGGCTGCTGAGAGGTGAATGTGGATGTTGCAGTGTGCATTtacagccgtgtgtgtgtgtgtgtgtgtgtgtgtgtgtgtgtgtgtgtgtgtgtgtgtgtggctagtCAATGCTCCAAGAGAATGAGCATGTGAAATGAGTGAGGAATGATTGACCTAGACAACCCTGACACATAGCCTGACACTGGGTACAGTATgcagtgttttttctttattatctgCACgattataaatacaaaaatactatATATTGTCTAGTATGTTGCCCTGGTATTAGTATTTAGACTGACTACTTTACCTGCAATCTTAACAGGAGTAATAACATCTAGGCCAGTGCAAAGTATTAATAAAAGTGTAAGTATAAAGGTACATAATGCAAACAATAtggaatgtaaaatgttttggtcAAAGAGCTTTCCAGTCCCTGGTGATGAATGACAGACAGCCCTTCCTCCTTGTTCTGCACCCCTTTGTCCTTTTCTGCCTTCCTAAATTATTAGACCCCATGAGAGGAGAGTAAATTAACAGGGCCCACATACCTTGCACATTGCCCAAGATGGTTTAACCTGCACAGCATGCTCTGAAGCTGAGGAGGCAAACGTTTGAGCAAAGCTGGCTGCTCAGTGGGTGCCAGCCTTGgtttgcatgtatgtgggtGGCTGGGGCCTGACAGAGAGTACTTACCTGTGGCCGCTTCCAGTGCACACGCCCAATGCGGTTGCCCTGGTAGAAGAGTGAGTGGTCAGCAGCAGGGAAGAGTGGGTCCTCAAACAGGCTGCCACTCTGTAGACACTGCTTCTTCAGAGTGGAGTACTGCTGGCCCTCGAAGGCCTTGGCCGACGAGAACATCCTTCAAGATGCCACTGCgggagaggagtgaagagaCACATGCTGTCACCCAATTAGAAGCAGGAAAGACATGACTGGATACACTGGCCCAAAAACTGTACcttcacagaacacagaggatGCTGCCCACCTGGTGGTTTACTTTCAGATTTGGACACTTGAAAATTGGACATAAAAATATATCATGCCATATCACACCATAAGATACTATTAACAGTTcgaataataacaaaaaatatatggAAAAATTAATATATCAAACTTTCTCccaacagagaaacacagattCTTGATATTCGTCCTATGAGAGCTTATCATGAGACCTTCACATATGGAAGCAATGCTATGATTGTGATTAAATAATGCATATTCGTGCTAATAAAGATTTCACCTCTCCTTTGACATTTAAGTGACTTGAGGGTGAATTATCACCTCTTTATACTGTGTACCCTGAGGCACTACCAGGTGATGAATTGCTTGTGTATGATTTTAATCATAGCACCATTACACACTCTCTTCCTATCTATATACCTGCTGTCAGTATGGTGAGGATTCTAAATATTTCCTTGGTACTACTCTAACTGAAAATATGTCGTCACCCTgtcaatgaaaacaaaaattacaaaGCATACCAGGCCATTGACACATAACAAGGAAGAAAACACTACTTGAAAAAAGGTGAATTCCAGCttgcaagaaaaagaaataaaaaatgctcacacacacacacacacacacacacacacacacacacacacacacacacacacacacacacagacagagaatgCCTCACACACCCGTGCTTCCTCCTTGCCACTTTCAGATTGGCTGCAGCAGGGTCCTGCAGCGGTCTAAAATTTCATTGGTGCAGTTTTCAGTGCCTGCACACATCGACCCGATCATTACcttcagaaagaaagagacaagaaGGGACTTTTTCAGCGGCATATGTGGTTAGCAACAGATTCCAGTTGCCAGGGAGACATTCGTAGGATAAAGCAATACAGCCCTCTAATCTTGTTAGTCTTAGGAGGACGCTCTTACTGGAGGGCTGTggcacacacagtctgtgtggTGGCGAGTGCTCCTGACCAACAACCCGAACACGGCCAGTGTTACGTGGTGCTGGATTCTCCCTGTGCTGGCCATGGTGTGCTCCCAATTCATACACTCCCCTAGCATAGCTCAGGATGAAGTGtgacatcacacatacacaaagacacacacatgtatgtatgtatgtatgtgtatgtatgtatatatgtgcatgtgtgtctgtgtttaaactgtgttcaaAGTTCCACATCGGATGAGATGGATGAGATATAGGATGAGATACATTACAGAAAGGTCTAATGAATTGCAGATATGCTCCCCTCCACGTGTTTTGGAGGAGGTGTGCGAAATGTATGGGGAGTCTGTCAGTTCTAGCTCTTTGGGGGAAGGAGGATGCAAGAGTGGTGGAGTTGCAGTAAATGATTTCTCTCTACCTCTGGACTGCTATTCTGATTAATTATGACTTCAGCTCTACAACTACtgtttttcagtaatgacaaAATCATTGACGGATGTCAGCTGCAGCTGCAAATACTCCTTATGAGCCATTTTATCAGGCATACACAGTGGAGTGCACAAGACAATGTATTCTGcacaataaatgaacatttgaaTGCCTTTGGTCTTATTTGCTATCAAACATCTTTTCAAACTAAATGCACGTATTCTCCTAAACAAAATAAAGTGACATTACTTTTTATAGCCTCAAAGCTCCTGCCTTTTGACAGAAGATTATTAATCGCTTGTTTAAGGTGGGTTTGTGTGAGCATCACTGGGTCAGTATTTCAGTGATCACTCGATTACACTCTTGACTGGAGCAcctggagaaaagaaaacactgcattcaggAGCCAGCATGGCAGATGGTGCTGGGCCTCATCTTGTGACTTACTCGGGACATCAGTGAGACCACtctacacatacatgcaaacagatactctctctgtcttttatatgtatttctctcttctatctcttccccctctctcatcAAGGCAGCAGGTAGGAAACACTGAATCTTATGGGTGGAGAATAGACTCAGGTGGCTTACAACCAAACCCGAAAAGGGTGAGCAGCATGCCTCATCACACTGCctcatatgtacacatacatgacTGAAGTTGGTCAGACACTGTTAGCGCACTGGAAATACCATACTGacataaatatgttttcaaatgGAAATAACATGCCAGCTACCCACTTCTTTAACTGACACACCCGCATTGCCAATTTATAGAAAGCAACCTGAAATTTTACAAGACTGGTAAATTATGGTAGTTTAAGATCATGGCTGTTTAAAGAAGGGGATAAAGTGGCAGTTGAGGTGGCAAATTACTCTCCACATCCAAATGGATCCTGTGAGCTCTCTCTTGAAGTATAATCATCCCACAAGACAGAAAGATTGTAACAGCAGCACACTGAAAatactgagagagggagaaacaggaggaataaatagagagagcgagagagagggggggtgagggagagtgagagagagagaagaaacagacaTAGAGCAAGAGCACTAGAGGAAAGATATAGAGATagtgatagaaagagagagagagcgatacaCTGGCTGGCTGGCTTGGTAGAACCCCCTtcgctcctctcccctcccccacactctcAGGGTATCCCAGCCATGGTACTGCAGCCACTGCCTGAATGCATATGGTGTACAGTGTCATCTGCCATCCATGCGTGGATCATGCCCAGTTCCTCAGTCTCCTCAGCCTCATATAGATTCATTGGATCGCATGGTCATACAGAGCAGGCTCTTAATTACTTCTTAACTCATATGACAACATGTTAACTGTTACATAATACAGATTTTGCCACGTAATCTTTACTTTTTATAATGACCAAAAATAATATGCAGGGGCACACCATTGTAGCGATTCCTTAATGGGTCAATTAAAAATCCTTGGACATGGGATATTGTACTGTTCTGAATTCAGTAGTTTGCATACATAGGCTGCAAGGGCTTTGTCCATGCGATTCAATGAACCGGTGACCAAACTTATTACAAAGCTGGAGGCTCGTGAGTGTTGGCCATAATATCTCTTTAAGCATCTGATTTGTAATTTACTATGGGAAGTCTCTTAGTAGCTCAACACAGTACTATTTCCGTTTAGTTATGTGTCGTGACGCGACTATGTATTTAATAAGGAATGCCGTATGTCCTTAGGCGCAGCTCCTAGATAAATCGTATTTGGATTACAAGATCCTTGTCACCTGTAAGTTTAGCATAAAAGACGAGCGcatattcagcattcagcaaaTTTATCTGCTGAGGAACTGGTGCTCAGAATGCTTgatgataaatataaataaagagtAAACAGGATCAGGTCTCTAGCAGGTCTATTCTAAGAATGCCAGATTTTAATGAGATATTTTAAAACGAAATATTTAAAAGCAGTCTAACATCGTGCCCTGTTCAAACCATTGTGACCGTGACTGCGCTACGTGACTTATCACCCAGCCTATACCTGCGCACAGCTCCAGTCCCTCGGTGGCGTCTTCTCTCTGGTCCTACGAGGATCCAGCGGCGTTCTTTCGGTCCCGCGGTGCCAACCTACGCTCTCTCTGCAACGCACTGCTCGCTGTATTCGCTTGCAGACAACCACTCCAGCGCGTCAGGGAGGGGCTTACGAGCAGGGGGAGCCATTTCATCCGAGCATGTGCAGCAGAGATTGACTCGCTCGCGCGCGCGCGgtctaacacccccccccccccaccccacacacacatatatatatatatatatatatatatatatatatatatatatatatatacatacatttatggcatttcgTTGACggtttatccaaagcgacttacaatattgactgaatacaacttgagcaatcgagggttaagggtcttgctcaggtgctcaacacacacacacacacacacacacacacacacacacacacaaagggggAGTGCTACTCAAAAATATAATTATCAGATAGACTATTAGTCAGCACTATTAACACTCcaccatattattattattattattattattactactactactactactactactactactactactagtagtagtagtagtagtagtagcagtagtagtacaaaaataaaaaaatgtaaaaaattctTTATGACCCTCGAGGCCCATGACTTCACATGATCCAAAATTCACTTTGGACAAAGGTCAAAAGGCCCAAATATAAACAGCCCCTGTATGGATTACTTTTAGTGGGCTTGGTTACTGTGAAGTGTTGAAGTTTGTTTACTTGATGTTTGTAATTACATCACACTGGTGTTAAAACCTGATAGCAGACTGTACACTTCAACAATTATTGCCAAATTCAATGGAGTTCCATCAAAATATTTCCAGCTGAGCAATTTGACGACATAAGTTGAACATGTTACTACAGTGCTAAAGACTCAGTGTGAAGTGTACTGCAGCACCAGACAAGCAGAACCCTGGACAGCTCCTATCCTGAAAGTCACAGTTCACAGTTCCCTGTCCTACCACTACAAAACCTTGAACAGAAAGATGTCCTCGAGCTGAAGGGAAAACATCTCATGATAAATCATACTCACCCCTTGTGGAGAAGGCTGAGGTCAGCAACCACACATGGTCTCCTGAAGGAGagggtagtgtgatggagaccatcactCAAGAAGGTAAATATGTGTCTTGGCTTCTTTACCAGaaagctggctctttggtccagtggtcagagcaCACTATGTACACTCCTTGAAAGACATGGATTTTAGATTAGGTGCAGTCTTCATCACAATCCTGTACTGGATTTCTTTAACTCAAGAACTACATCACTCTTCAAAAGGAATCAGTTCCATGGATGACAGAAGCAGTATCTTGTGGGCTGGTCTGATCAAGTGCATTTGAAAGATATTAATCTTAAGAGACACGCTCACATGATCATGAGGAATGCTTGAGCTAACTCTTGAGGGAAATACAGTGATCACATGGCCCTACACCCTGACCAGCTTAATTTAGAGTATCATCAATTAAATGCTGTGAGCAAGAAGTAGAATTTTAGACAAGTGGAAGAACAGTAACATACCCATTATGGCAACAGTAATAGAGTGAATGTTTCTATCCAAACCCAAAAAGCTTAGCATACATTTTGACAAACACATCCAGAGAGTCCAATGTCAATATCAACTCATTTATTTTATGATAGATTTActccaaatgtttattttaataatcttATAGCTCTGTAGCATAAGGTAGGTATTAGTGGTTATTCTAACTGGCATGTCAGAGGAAAAAGCAGGTCAATTTACCATTGGCCACTTTCATGTGCACTGAATCATGTTCAGATATGGAGTCTTACAGATCTAGAGTCTAAAACCATCCCGCCAGGCTGGACGTGCCTCCCCCTGCACACAGCTATGCCATGTacattaatgtgttaatgtctGTCTTACTTCACTTGATGTATTTGTGTTCCATCAGCCACTCCCTCTGCTCCTTGATCATCTTCATCTGGGGAGGAAACATATTCTCCAGGATCTCCACCAGCTCTCTCTGCAATTGGGCATTTGtaatcctcttcctcatcttcttGATCTGAATAATGACCTCCCGTGAACAAAGTCATGGGTAAATCATTGGAATATAtgtgttcagatgttttttGCTGTGTGATTAGTATCCAGTACTGGATGATGGCATCATTCTTTTCCTTCCTCATAGTGAATTTTAGGTGGCCAATCAGGTTGATCTCCCCTCTTTGTTTGACCTTTCGGTTTTTACTGTTTGAAGAAAATAACTGCAAAGTCCATAGGAATCTGATTGATATTTTATGTCAGTTCATGGGGTGACTGTAAGCACTTAATACATTACTGCAGAAGAATGAAGTTGATTCACCTACTGATGTCCACTCTTAGTAAATATAGAAATCAGAtagctaataataaataaaaatgtcaaaatcaattataataaaatgtgaGGCAAGCTGTTATGCATCACATTAATAAGAACTCCTGGTTGACATAAAAAAGTGTTCCCTCTGTAAAGTCTTTAGGAGAACCCAGCCACGACTCAGGATTACCTAACGCTTCAGCTTAAGAAAGGCTACAAGGGACTAAAAAACAAGCACATACATATCCATGGACATCTGTacttaaaagcacacacacggTCATAAAGATTTGTActcaaaagcacacacatgGCCATAAACATATGTActcaaaagcacacacatgGCTATAAACATATGTACTCAACAAGCACATGCATGGCTAAAAACATATGTACTTAATAAGTGACTCATATTGAATGTCTTTGGTCAGCGTGAGGTCCAGGGCAGAGTGTCCACCATAACTCTGTGTTTGGCAGCTCTGGGGCAAGTTTCAGCTTCTCCAAAATGGTCCTCTCTCTGGGTCCTTGATTCCAGGCTAACACCATGGCTAATTTGAATCTAGTAATTTCTAAAGTACTCTGCCAGGCTTTGCCAACGACATGTCAAACCCAGATATTGGAAAACTGAAATAGCTAAAGACAGATAAGAATTCTAGATAAAGAGAAGACAGCAGAGCACTGCACGTGTTGAAGCTGGAAGACAAGTCACAGCAGGGATCATTTCCTCCTCAGTAGAAATGAATGTGTGGGCAATTAGCTTGAGTTTTACCCTGGAGATTTTCTGTGCGCTTCAGTAACCTCTCAAGTATTCTTTACCTGTGACATTGCCGAATGCAAAGAGGAACGAGATTAAGGACTGAGTTGGTCTTATTTAACAGAGGGCATTTTTCCCTACATCTAAAGTGTGCTACCCACTATGTCATTGGAGATGAGGTGATGCCCTTGTAGTTTCCTGCCACAGTGGTTCTTCCACTGTGGAGAAATCCACCATTTCTGAGATGAAATCTTCCAGCTCATTTCGTACAGACACAAAGACCTTCTCTGAGCTCTGGGACCATGCTCCTGCATTCAGGATCATTATTTTGACTGAATTGGCTTCTGTGTGGACAAATCATGGGTGATTATTCAAACACATGTGAGGTTGTTCAAGAGTTTTGCTGTAAAGGGCTCTATATGGTGAATTCTTACCAGgtaatgtttttgtgtacatttttcaAAGACCGCATCCTAGCCAGCTTGCTATTGTAATCAGCAGGCATGCTGACCTCCTGTGCAAAtgtaacagaaaacacagatgaaagatTCAGACCAACTAGAGCAGATATATGAAAGTGGATGATTGACACCCCTAAGCCTCATACCCTCAGAGATTCAACCATGACCTCCTCTATGTTACTGTCAGCAGGGATGTCCAGAATCATCTTAAGGGTCAAGTGTGCTTTGTGGTACctcatgaaaatgtttttgttctgaacACCACTGATAACTGGAACCATATggaataattttaataatgcaaGAGACTAGCaataaaaataagtttatttAGAAAAGCTACAAAAAAAGAGTCTACCAATGACACCAATTAAAGAACATAAAAGTGCCTTTATGTAGAATATAACTATATAGATCCAACAGATTTACTACCACATCCTGTATGTCATCTGAGATGAGTTTCTTGCTCAGCATTGTCTTCCTGAGAAGCATGTTACAGGTGTTTTCTGTGGCACCCTgagaccaaaaaaacaaacaaacaaccaaccacAACTTGTATGGACTActaaaatgcttaatttaacATACACTGGGAGAATGCATTTAGTGTTCTTACCTTTAGAGGGAGCGCCAGTTTAAATATGGTGACATCATTTACTGATTTACATGGGTACAGGagaaattatttacaaaataatgacaaaatgaaaaaaccTCATAGGTGTGAATTGATATATCCAAAAGCCAATGAACTGTCATTCTCTCTGTAAGAAATCCAGGGTCATCTTGGATGGCTTCTTTACTAACTTACTAGCAAAAAATGTGGAGCTGCTCCACATATTCTTCTGAATCCAGatgaaatgtgcaaaataacatttcataCCAACAATACATTAAGAAAATGTTACCTATCCTAGAGCACCACCTACTGTAAGTTTTACACAGAGAATTATGTGGCCAATTGTAAAGAGCAGGAATAGCCAGGGATAGTCTTTACTCGATGTCTTCAATACTCACAGTGGTGCAGCTCTCTGCAGAAGCCAGCCTATCTGCCATGACAGCAATCATGCTGTGGTCCTCCAGGTCCTTCAGCATTGAGCCAATGCCACTGGACACTTTGGTCATAAGTGAAAACATAAGGCACAACTCTGTAAAGCACACACTCGGGATGGTCTTCATGTAGTAAACCCAGAACACAATCTCAAAGATGCAAATTTGTTCTACTTAATCAAAAATCTTCCAAAGCAAAAAGAATTTGGATAGAAACAATCAGAACAGATGTAATAGTCAACACACAGTGgcactctgaacacctcacATGTGCAAATCATTTACACTGTTAATAATAGACTTCACATTTGCAACGGACAGATGCACTAAGTGAGGatctgacacagagacacagatggaCAGCTGGAGGTTGACACAGACATGGCTGCTTACCATGCTCCTCTGCCAGCCTGAGCTCATGTAGCCTTTGGCACTTGTGCTCCTGCTGTACTCTCGCTCTATCTCATTGGATTTCATCATGCCAGCATACACAACCTGGCTGGTCTCTTTGAAAAACAGTACTAGTGCATTCACTTTATATTAAATgagcatttatatttatactatatTAAATGAGCAGAGGCAAAACCACAAATGATCACAAGTGCAGTACAGGGCTTTGCAGTGAAGCGCTGTGAGGAGCAATGCACACGCTACACTAGATGGCAGCTTGGGACGCTACTCACCGTCTGGACTTAGTTACATTGACAACTCGCCTTTAAATGCCCAAGGGCTTGTTTCTTTGCCTCTCTGAGCTTGGCATCTGCctgttacacacatacagatacaaacacacaaacacatggagtATGGCAAATATTAAACTTgataacaaccccccccccccaataattACATGATTAACTATGAAGATCAACTGATATGAGAAATATGACAAGACAAGAGATCTTAAACCATAAAAATGATGAAGTCTTATTAATccagaaaacactgaacattgaAAACATCGAAACATACTGGAGAGTGATCTGCACACTGTTCATCTCCCATTAAGTTATTCTCACAAAGATCACATGCGAAGTGAAGGCTTAGTGGTagtgtatttttgctgttggcTGGTATATGTCTGAAAACATTTAGTGTAGGATGGAGACCAAGAGACAAGAGTCACCCAAAGCATCATCATAGCTCTGTGAGCCTCTGATGGATGTGAAGCTGGTTTTATCACT
This is a stretch of genomic DNA from Electrophorus electricus isolate fEleEle1 chromosome 6, fEleEle1.pri, whole genome shotgun sequence. It encodes these proteins:
- the cul5b gene encoding LOW QUALITY PROTEIN: cullin-5 (The sequence of the model RefSeq protein was modified relative to this genomic sequence to represent the inferred CDS: inserted 3 bases in 2 codons; deleted 1 base in 1 codon; substituted 2 bases at 2 genomic stop codons) — encoded protein: MLKDLEDHSMIAVMADRLASAESCTTGATENTCNMLLRKTMLSKKLISDDIQDSLALLKLFHMVPVISGVQNKNIFMRYHKAHLTLKMILDIPADSNIEEVMVESLREVSMPADYNSKLARMRSLKNVHKNXLPANSVKIMILNAGAWSQSSEKVFVSVRNELEDFISEMVDFSTVKNHCGRKLQGHHLISNDIVAWQSTLEITRFKLAMVLAWNQGPRERTILEKLKLAPELPNTELWWTLWSLVAFLKLKRXVILSRGWXSPKDFTEGTLFYVNQEFLLIKNRKVKQRGEINLIGHLKFTMRKEKNDAIIQYWILITREVIIQIKKMRKRITNAQLQRELVEILENMFPPQMKMIKEQREWLMEHKYIKXSKTDINTLMYMA